A genome region from Engraulis encrasicolus isolate BLACKSEA-1 chromosome 6, IST_EnEncr_1.0, whole genome shotgun sequence includes the following:
- the rps15 gene encoding 40S ribosomal protein S15, with protein MADAEQKKKRTFRKFTYRGVDLDQLLDMSYEQLMQLYCARQRRRLNRGLRRKHQSLLKRLRKAKKEAPPMEKPEVVKTHLRDMVILPEMVGSMVGVYNGKTFNQVEIKPEMIGHYLGEFSITYKPVKHGRPGIGATHSSRFIPLK; from the exons ATG gcggACGCCGAGCAAAAGAAGAAGCGTACCTTCAGGAAGTTCACCTACAGAGGAGTGGACCTGGACCAGCTCCTGGACATGTCCTA TGAGCAGCTGATGCAGCTGTATTGCGCCCGTCAGCGCCGCAGGCTGAACCGGGGTCTGCGCCGCAAGCACCAGTCCCTTCTGAAGCGCCTGCGCAAGGCCAAGAAGGAAGCTCCCCCCATGGAGAAGCCAGAGGTGGTCAAGACCCACCTGAGAGACATGGTCATCCTGCCCGAGATGGTTGGATCCATGGTCGGCGTGTACAACGGAAAGACCTTCAACCAGGTTGAAATCAAG CCTGAGATGATCGGTCACTACCTGGGGGAGTTCTCAATCACATACAAGCCCGTCAAACACGGTCGCCCCGGTATTGGAGCCACGCACTCTTCTCGCTTCATTCCTCTGAAGTAA